A part of Heliangelus exortis chromosome 3, bHelExo1.hap1, whole genome shotgun sequence genomic DNA contains:
- the TMEM181 gene encoding transmembrane protein 181 isoform X1 — translation MEPLAPMRLYTLSKRHFVLVFVVFFVCFGLTVFIGIAGPNVIETSVARTDLNNSIKLKPFNLSSPPLSTYNQQLWLTCVVELDHEEVSLKKNVTMTVKVLGVVKDGSTPYVNNQVHNRTRLLSCAQKCSEIIVAHLGYLNYTQYNIFVSFEDLSKLTNSIQNITFTWKTYNPTFSQVEIWFRFVFVVLTFMVTCLFAHSLRKFSMRDWGIEQKWMSVLLPLLLLYNDPFFPLSFLVNSWFPGMLDDLFQSLFLCALLLFWLCVYHGIRVQGERKCLTFYLPKLFIVGLLWLASVTLGIWQTVNEVHDPTYQYRVDTGNFQGMKIFFLVVATTYVLYLLFLIVRACSELRNMPYVDLRLKFLTALTFVVLVISIVILYLRFGAQVLQDNFVAELSTHYQNSAEFLSFYGLLNFYLYTLAFVYSPSKNALYESQLKDNPAFSMLNDSDDDVIYGSDYEEMPLQNGQAIRAKYKEESDSD, via the exons GTTGGCACCAATGCGATTATATACACTGTCCAAACGCCATTTTGTTCTGGTCTTTgtagttttctttgtttgttttggtctGACAGTCTTCATAGGAATTGCAG GTCCTAATGTAATTGAAACTTCTGTAGCAAGAACTGACTTAAATAACAGCATAAAG CTGAAGCCATTTAATTTAAGTTCACCACCACTGTCCACTTACaaccagcagctgtggctgaCCTGCGTGGTAGAGTTGGATCATGAGGAGG TATCCCTCAAAAAGAATGTTACTATGACAGTCAAAGTACTTGGGGTGGTGAAGGATGGAAGTACTCCATATGTTAATAATCAAGTTCACAATCGGACGAGATTACTCAGTTGTGCACAA AAATGCAGTGAAATCATTGTTGCTCACCTTGGCTACTTGAACTACACTCAGTACAATATATTTGTCAGCTTTGAAGATCTAAGTAAGTTAACAAACAGCATCCAGAATATTACTTTCACA tgGAAGACCTACAATCCAACTTTTTCACAAGTTGAAATATGGTTCCGATTTGTCTTTGTAGTTCTGACTTTTATGGTCAcg TGTCTGTTTGCACATTCCCTGCGGAAATTCTCCATGAGAGACTGGGGTATTGAACAGAAGTGGATGTCtgtcctccttcccctcctacTACTTTATAATG atccATTTTTCCCACTCTCTTTTCTGGTAAACAGCTGGTTTCCTGGAATGTTGGATGATCTATTCCAGTCACTCTTTCTTTGTGCACTGTTGTTGTTCTGGCTTTGTGTCTACCATGGTATAAGAGTACAG GGGGAAAGGAAGTGCTTAACTTTCTATCTGCCCAAATTGTTTATTGTTGGATTATTGTGGCTGGCCTCTGTTACACTGGGTATATGGCAAAC TGTTAATGAAGTACATGATCCTACATATCAGTACAGGGTTGACACAGGTAATTTCCAG GGAATGAAAATCTTCTTCCTTGTGGTGGCAACAACGTATGTTCTTTACCTTTTGTTCCTGATAGTGAGGGCATGCTCAGAACTTCGGAACATGCCTTATGTTG ATCTCAGGTTAAAATTCCTGACTGCATTAACATTTGTAGTGCTTGTAATTAG cattgTTATACTCTACCTACGCTTTGGAGCACAAGTTCTACAGGACAACTTTGTTGCTGAGCTGTCAACTCATTATCAGAATT CAGCAGAATTCTTATCATTTTATGGTTTATTGAACTTTTATCTCTACACATTAGCCTTCGTGTATTCCCCCTCAAAGAATGCACTATATG AATCACAGTTGAAAGACAACCCTGCTTTTTCTATGCTAAATGATTCAGATGATGATGTGATTTATGG GAGTGACTATGAAGAAATGCCACTTCAGAATGGCCAAGCTATTAGAGCCAAGTATAAAGAGGAATCGGACAGTGATTGA
- the TMEM181 gene encoding transmembrane protein 181 isoform X3, which translates to MEADFAAFGSPLCGEVKRFCRRVRETYREIKEDLTPYKDDRYYRLAPMRLYTLSKRHFVLVFVVFFVCFGLTVFIGIAGPNVIETSVARTDLNNSIKLKPFNLSSPPLSTYNQQLWLTCVVELDHEEVSLKKNVTMTVKVLGVVKDGSTPYVNNQVHNRTRLLSCAQKCSEIIVAHLGYLNYTQYNIFVSFEDLSKLTNSIQNITFTWKTYNPTFSQVEIWFRFVFVVLTFMVTCLFAHSLRKFSMRDWGIEQKWMSVLLPLLLLYNDPFFPLSFLVNSWFPGMLDDLFQSLFLCALLLFWLCVYHGIRVQGERKCLTFYLPKLFIVGLLWLASVTLGIWQTVNEVHDPTYQYRVDTGNFQGMKIFFLVVATTYVLYLLFLIVRACSELRNMPYVDLRLKFLTALTFVVLVISIVILYLRFGAQVLQDNFVAELSTHYQNYILVL; encoded by the exons GTTGGCACCAATGCGATTATATACACTGTCCAAACGCCATTTTGTTCTGGTCTTTgtagttttctttgtttgttttggtctGACAGTCTTCATAGGAATTGCAG GTCCTAATGTAATTGAAACTTCTGTAGCAAGAACTGACTTAAATAACAGCATAAAG CTGAAGCCATTTAATTTAAGTTCACCACCACTGTCCACTTACaaccagcagctgtggctgaCCTGCGTGGTAGAGTTGGATCATGAGGAGG TATCCCTCAAAAAGAATGTTACTATGACAGTCAAAGTACTTGGGGTGGTGAAGGATGGAAGTACTCCATATGTTAATAATCAAGTTCACAATCGGACGAGATTACTCAGTTGTGCACAA AAATGCAGTGAAATCATTGTTGCTCACCTTGGCTACTTGAACTACACTCAGTACAATATATTTGTCAGCTTTGAAGATCTAAGTAAGTTAACAAACAGCATCCAGAATATTACTTTCACA tgGAAGACCTACAATCCAACTTTTTCACAAGTTGAAATATGGTTCCGATTTGTCTTTGTAGTTCTGACTTTTATGGTCAcg TGTCTGTTTGCACATTCCCTGCGGAAATTCTCCATGAGAGACTGGGGTATTGAACAGAAGTGGATGTCtgtcctccttcccctcctacTACTTTATAATG atccATTTTTCCCACTCTCTTTTCTGGTAAACAGCTGGTTTCCTGGAATGTTGGATGATCTATTCCAGTCACTCTTTCTTTGTGCACTGTTGTTGTTCTGGCTTTGTGTCTACCATGGTATAAGAGTACAG GGGGAAAGGAAGTGCTTAACTTTCTATCTGCCCAAATTGTTTATTGTTGGATTATTGTGGCTGGCCTCTGTTACACTGGGTATATGGCAAAC TGTTAATGAAGTACATGATCCTACATATCAGTACAGGGTTGACACAGGTAATTTCCAG GGAATGAAAATCTTCTTCCTTGTGGTGGCAACAACGTATGTTCTTTACCTTTTGTTCCTGATAGTGAGGGCATGCTCAGAACTTCGGAACATGCCTTATGTTG ATCTCAGGTTAAAATTCCTGACTGCATTAACATTTGTAGTGCTTGTAATTAG cattgTTATACTCTACCTACGCTTTGGAGCACAAGTTCTACAGGACAACTTTGTTGCTGAGCTGTCAACTCATTATCAGAATTATATCCTTGTGTTGTGA
- the TMEM181 gene encoding transmembrane protein 181 isoform X2, whose amino-acid sequence MRLYTLSKRHFVLVFVVFFVCFGLTVFIGIAGPNVIETSVARTDLNNSIKLKPFNLSSPPLSTYNQQLWLTCVVELDHEEVSLKKNVTMTVKVLGVVKDGSTPYVNNQVHNRTRLLSCAQKCSEIIVAHLGYLNYTQYNIFVSFEDLSKLTNSIQNITFTWKTYNPTFSQVEIWFRFVFVVLTFMVTCLFAHSLRKFSMRDWGIEQKWMSVLLPLLLLYNDPFFPLSFLVNSWFPGMLDDLFQSLFLCALLLFWLCVYHGIRVQGERKCLTFYLPKLFIVGLLWLASVTLGIWQTVNEVHDPTYQYRVDTGNFQGMKIFFLVVATTYVLYLLFLIVRACSELRNMPYVDLRLKFLTALTFVVLVISIVILYLRFGAQVLQDNFVAELSTHYQNSAEFLSFYGLLNFYLYTLAFVYSPSKNALYESQLKDNPAFSMLNDSDDDVIYGSDYEEMPLQNGQAIRAKYKEESDSD is encoded by the exons ATGCGATTATATACACTGTCCAAACGCCATTTTGTTCTGGTCTTTgtagttttctttgtttgttttggtctGACAGTCTTCATAGGAATTGCAG GTCCTAATGTAATTGAAACTTCTGTAGCAAGAACTGACTTAAATAACAGCATAAAG CTGAAGCCATTTAATTTAAGTTCACCACCACTGTCCACTTACaaccagcagctgtggctgaCCTGCGTGGTAGAGTTGGATCATGAGGAGG TATCCCTCAAAAAGAATGTTACTATGACAGTCAAAGTACTTGGGGTGGTGAAGGATGGAAGTACTCCATATGTTAATAATCAAGTTCACAATCGGACGAGATTACTCAGTTGTGCACAA AAATGCAGTGAAATCATTGTTGCTCACCTTGGCTACTTGAACTACACTCAGTACAATATATTTGTCAGCTTTGAAGATCTAAGTAAGTTAACAAACAGCATCCAGAATATTACTTTCACA tgGAAGACCTACAATCCAACTTTTTCACAAGTTGAAATATGGTTCCGATTTGTCTTTGTAGTTCTGACTTTTATGGTCAcg TGTCTGTTTGCACATTCCCTGCGGAAATTCTCCATGAGAGACTGGGGTATTGAACAGAAGTGGATGTCtgtcctccttcccctcctacTACTTTATAATG atccATTTTTCCCACTCTCTTTTCTGGTAAACAGCTGGTTTCCTGGAATGTTGGATGATCTATTCCAGTCACTCTTTCTTTGTGCACTGTTGTTGTTCTGGCTTTGTGTCTACCATGGTATAAGAGTACAG GGGGAAAGGAAGTGCTTAACTTTCTATCTGCCCAAATTGTTTATTGTTGGATTATTGTGGCTGGCCTCTGTTACACTGGGTATATGGCAAAC TGTTAATGAAGTACATGATCCTACATATCAGTACAGGGTTGACACAGGTAATTTCCAG GGAATGAAAATCTTCTTCCTTGTGGTGGCAACAACGTATGTTCTTTACCTTTTGTTCCTGATAGTGAGGGCATGCTCAGAACTTCGGAACATGCCTTATGTTG ATCTCAGGTTAAAATTCCTGACTGCATTAACATTTGTAGTGCTTGTAATTAG cattgTTATACTCTACCTACGCTTTGGAGCACAAGTTCTACAGGACAACTTTGTTGCTGAGCTGTCAACTCATTATCAGAATT CAGCAGAATTCTTATCATTTTATGGTTTATTGAACTTTTATCTCTACACATTAGCCTTCGTGTATTCCCCCTCAAAGAATGCACTATATG AATCACAGTTGAAAGACAACCCTGCTTTTTCTATGCTAAATGATTCAGATGATGATGTGATTTATGG GAGTGACTATGAAGAAATGCCACTTCAGAATGGCCAAGCTATTAGAGCCAAGTATAAAGAGGAATCGGACAGTGATTGA
- the DYNLT1 gene encoding dynein light chain Tctex-type 1, which translates to MDEFQSGEETTFVVDEVSSIIKEAIESAIGGNAYQHSKVNQWTTSVVEQTLSQLTKLGKPFKYIVTCVIMQKNGAGLHTASSCFWDNSSDGTCTVRWENKSMYCIVSAFGLAI; encoded by the exons ATGGACGAATTCCAGTCGGGGGAGGAG actacTTTTGTTGTTGATGAAGTCAGTAGTATCATTAAGGAG GCCATAGAGAGTGCAATAGGTGGCAATGCCTACCAGCACAGCAAAGTGAACCAGTGGACAACAAGTGTGGTGGAACAAACGCTCAGCCAGCTCACAAAGCTGGGGAAGCCTTTCAAGTACATTG TGACCTGTGTGATTATGCAAAAGAATGGTGCTGGGCTACATACAGCAAGCTCTTGCTTCTGGGACAACTCCAGTGATG GAACCTGTACTGTGAGATGGGAGAACAAGAGTATGTACTGTATTGTCAGTGCCTTTGGACTTGCAATATAA
- the TMEM181 gene encoding transmembrane protein 181 isoform X4, with the protein MEADFAAFGSPLCGEVKRFCRRVRETYREIKEDLTPYKDDRYYRLAPMRLYTLSKRHFVLVFVVFFVCFGLTVFIGIAGPNVIETSVARTDLNNSIKLKPFNLSSPPLSTYNQQLWLTCVVELDHEEVSLKKNVTMTVKVLGVVKDGSTPYVNNQVHNRTRLLSCAQKCSEIIVAHLGYLNYTQYNIFVSFEDLSKLTNSIQNITFTWKTYNPTFSQVEIWFRFVFVVLTFMVTCLFAHSLRKFSMRDWGIEQKWMSVLLPLLLLYNDPFFPLSFLVNSWFPGMLDDLFQSLFLCALLLFWLCVYHGIRVQGERKCLTFYLPKLFIVGLLWLASVTLGIWQTVNEVHDPTYQYRVDTGNFQGMKIFFLVVATTYVLYLLFLIVRACSELRNMPYVDLRLKFLTALTFVVLVISIVILYLRFGAQVLQDNFVAELSTHYQNSAEFLSFYGLLNFYLYTLAFVYSPSKNALYESQLKDNPAFSMLNDSDDDVIYGSDYEEMPLQNGQAIRAKYKEESDSD; encoded by the exons GTTGGCACCAATGCGATTATATACACTGTCCAAACGCCATTTTGTTCTGGTCTTTgtagttttctttgtttgttttggtctGACAGTCTTCATAGGAATTGCAG GTCCTAATGTAATTGAAACTTCTGTAGCAAGAACTGACTTAAATAACAGCATAAAG CTGAAGCCATTTAATTTAAGTTCACCACCACTGTCCACTTACaaccagcagctgtggctgaCCTGCGTGGTAGAGTTGGATCATGAGGAGG TATCCCTCAAAAAGAATGTTACTATGACAGTCAAAGTACTTGGGGTGGTGAAGGATGGAAGTACTCCATATGTTAATAATCAAGTTCACAATCGGACGAGATTACTCAGTTGTGCACAA AAATGCAGTGAAATCATTGTTGCTCACCTTGGCTACTTGAACTACACTCAGTACAATATATTTGTCAGCTTTGAAGATCTAAGTAAGTTAACAAACAGCATCCAGAATATTACTTTCACA tgGAAGACCTACAATCCAACTTTTTCACAAGTTGAAATATGGTTCCGATTTGTCTTTGTAGTTCTGACTTTTATGGTCAcg TGTCTGTTTGCACATTCCCTGCGGAAATTCTCCATGAGAGACTGGGGTATTGAACAGAAGTGGATGTCtgtcctccttcccctcctacTACTTTATAATG atccATTTTTCCCACTCTCTTTTCTGGTAAACAGCTGGTTTCCTGGAATGTTGGATGATCTATTCCAGTCACTCTTTCTTTGTGCACTGTTGTTGTTCTGGCTTTGTGTCTACCATGGTATAAGAGTACAG GGGGAAAGGAAGTGCTTAACTTTCTATCTGCCCAAATTGTTTATTGTTGGATTATTGTGGCTGGCCTCTGTTACACTGGGTATATGGCAAAC TGTTAATGAAGTACATGATCCTACATATCAGTACAGGGTTGACACAGGTAATTTCCAG GGAATGAAAATCTTCTTCCTTGTGGTGGCAACAACGTATGTTCTTTACCTTTTGTTCCTGATAGTGAGGGCATGCTCAGAACTTCGGAACATGCCTTATGTTG ATCTCAGGTTAAAATTCCTGACTGCATTAACATTTGTAGTGCTTGTAATTAG cattgTTATACTCTACCTACGCTTTGGAGCACAAGTTCTACAGGACAACTTTGTTGCTGAGCTGTCAACTCATTATCAGAATT CAGCAGAATTCTTATCATTTTATGGTTTATTGAACTTTTATCTCTACACATTAGCCTTCGTGTATTCCCCCTCAAAGAATGCACTATATG AATCACAGTTGAAAGACAACCCTGCTTTTTCTATGCTAAATGATTCAGATGATGATGTGATTTATGG GAGTGACTATGAAGAAATGCCACTTCAGAATGGCCAAGCTATTAGAGCCAAGTATAAAGAGGAATCGGACAGTGATTGA